The Aneurinibacillus migulanus genome contains the following window.
TTGAGAATGGATGGATACGCAAATTTGTTGCGAATGAGCCGATGTATTACCCCTCGCACATTGAGATACCAGTTACAAGGGAAGGTACCGGGTAATGGGATTTGACTTACGGGGATTAGATGAGTTTGAGCGTTCGTTCTTGCAACGTGTTATACGTGAGATGCCGGATAAAGTGCGTAAGAAGCTTACCGAGCTTGCTTATCGCTACCTAGCCGATGTAAAGCGTCTAACTCCAACTGGTGAAACGGGAAACTTAAAAAACAGCATAGTTGTAGACAGTGTGAAGCGAGTCGGTAACGAATGGGTTGTAGTGGTAGGAAGCAACGCACATTATGCTGCTCATGTAGAGTACGGACACCGTATCAAGCGTGGTAGTGAATATGTTGGCTTCGTGCAGGGGCAGCACATGTTTGAAATAGCGCTCAAGCAACTA
Protein-coding sequences here:
- a CDS encoding HK97 gp10 family phage protein, whose amino-acid sequence is MGFDLRGLDEFERSFLQRVIREMPDKVRKKLTELAYRYLADVKRLTPTGETGNLKNSIVVDSVKRVGNEWVVVVGSNAHYAAHVEYGHRIKRGSEYVGFVQGQHMFEIALKQLEEVIDTDMKQWLKDIKEGRA